Proteins encoded within one genomic window of Macrobrachium nipponense isolate FS-2020 chromosome 8, ASM1510439v2, whole genome shotgun sequence:
- the LOC135223066 gene encoding trichohyalin-like has product MNLLVTFGCALLAAIVNAAYTSVFDALRTSLGAEGNNYDLTHLYEDCANDVNGPWFSPTAAGIAATGLVVGGRLGWFAYRKWNRFGKETEEADQDHKTNMTNAQTQVSLEHLEQPEPDHERDVEEHQETDKRNVETQVCLEHLGQPQHDNEPGDETEKSKLAEIMRLQEELLEGKKQLEQELRDAAYQRNRMEECLEEAQEEVLVLKDEMMAMEYENELRLKQKENENAAVKDAMEVALDQQRRTNNLLKEAEAQNEVLQRRLMEKEELLKQKKDELQRKNELSRKEEELNALLREVTQKERDFDLYMRNSKKDLEQREKNLSQKGKELDKKFSNLQQAKKDIKSEEKKAGKAGQSALEKEKVLQKLENELKKRERDVLDKEKNLLQLEEKLRGKEEAVLTLKNNVMKLDEELQAKEEAVIETQNNLLRFDEKLQAREDELVAKEESVSHQESVLMEFDQKLKEREEGLVAKEESTCQQESVLMEFDQKLKKREEELVAKEESIRHQESVLMEFDQKLKDREQELLRKEETVCHPEIEEDLQGERQLLQNEASSVLDDGLPEEGEPKETCETPPADEDKILLAGEEEENEVTEISIADPHTSLNEVENVKEESLKERKGKGRKNRRRKRQERQRERFEEKSPVLDDWLPKEGESKESCETPQVDEDRILPTSLNEVENVKEECLREKVKGRKNRRRKRQERQQERFKEKSPVLGNGLPEEGEPKESCETPPVDENRNLPTSLNEVENVKEERLREKKGKERKNRHRKRQERQQVHLEKENTVVSEAAARPEVEDSEPEGGGFGSPNLSNEDAGKVDVEMAQLSIANPINIIYDVEQLEEEWIEEEKKGKRRNRRRKRQRDQSEDYAPVISEPESGVAENSIIEDTVEMEDNNESHNDSEESKYWEDSEDEEFSEEQDEEDEDDSEEEDEEDSEENEEDSEDDEEDSEDDEEDSEDDEEDSEDDEEDSEDDEEDFEQDEEDEEDLEEDEEDVEESDQEEEDSEQHEEDENSEHIRPKAKAQAQEYVWRIPGLPRKRIPGLQKMKPPNPQAKKCRKKTKEQKSQMKQARKQQIHQKVTRNQFQRGGNRW; this is encoded by the coding sequence ATGAATCTACTTGTAACATTTGGTTGTGCTTTATTAGCTGCTATTGTTAATGCTGCTTATACCTCGGTGTTCGACGCCCTTCGGACGTCACTTGGTGCCGAGGGAAACAATTATGACCTTACCCACTTATATGAGGATTGCGCTAACGACGTGAACGGACCTTGGTTCTCACCAACTGCGGCAGGCATTGCTGCCACCGGTCTTGTTGTTGGTGGTCGCCTAGGTTGGTTCGCGTACAGGAAATGGAATCGTTTCGGCAAAGAAACTGAGGAAGCTGACCAGGACCACAAAACGAACATGACGAACGCCCAAACCCAGGTTTCCCTAGAACATCTGGAACAACCGGAACCTGACCACGAGCGGGATGTGGAGGAACACCAGGAAACCGACAAGAGGAACGTCGAAACCCAGGTGTGTCTAGAACATCTCGGTCAACCACAACATGATAACGAACCAGGCGATGAAACAGAAAAATCTAAATTGGCAGAAATCATGCGTCTTCAAGAGGAACTGCTTGAGGGAAAGAAGCAGTTAGAGCAAGAATTGAGAGATGCTGCCTATCAAAGAAACAGGATGGAGGAGTGTCTGGAAGAGGCACAAGAAGAAGTCCTGGTTTTGAAGGACGAAATGATGGCGATGGAATATGAGAACGAGCTGAggttaaaacaaaaagaaaatgaaaatgcggCTGTCAAAGACGCCATGGAGGTGGCTTTAGACCAGCAGCGTAGAACAAATAACCTCTTGAAAGAGGCAGAGGCCCAGAACGAGGTTTTACAACGTCGCctaatggaaaaagaagagttGTTAAAGCAGAAAAAAGACGAGCTACAACGGAAaaatgaactctcgagaaagGAGGAAGAGCTGAACGCGCTCTTGAGAGAAGTCAcccagaaggaaagagacttcgATTTGTACATGAGAAATTCTAAGAAGGATCtggaacagagagaaaaaaatctctcCCAAAAAGGAAAGGAGCTTGACAAGAAATTCTCCAATTTACAACAGGCAAAGAAGGACATTAAAAGCGAAGAAAAGAAAGCAGGAAAGGCAGGACAATCGGCCCTGGAGAAGGAAAAAGTCCTACAGAAATTGGAGAATGAgctaaagaagagggaaagagatgTCCTCGATAAAGAAAAGAACCTCCTCCAATTAGAAGAAAAGTTGCGAGGTAAAGAAGAAGCCGTCCTCACACTGAAAAATAATGTTATGAAGCTCGATGAAGAGTTGCAAGCCAAAGAAGAGGCTGTCATCGAAACTCAGAATAATCTGTTGAGATTCGATGAGAAACTACAGGCGAGAGAAGATGAACTGGTGGCGAAAGAAGAATCCGTCAGCCACCAAGAATCTGTTCTGATGGAATTCGATCAGAAattaaaggaaagagaagaaggacTAGTAGCAAAGGAAGAGTCCACCTGCCAGCAAGAATCTGTTCTAATGGAATTCGatcagaaattaaagaaaagagaagaagaactggTGGCCAAGGAAGAGTCCATCCGCCACCAGGAATCTGTTCTGATGGAATTTGATCAGAAATTAAAGGATAGAGAACAAGAACTGTTGAGAAAAGAAGAGACCGTCTGTCACCCAGAAATAGAAGAGGACTTACAAGGGGAAAGGCAGCTCCTTCAAAACGAGGCAAGTTCAGTATTAGACGATGGGTTACCCGAAGAAGGTGAACCCAAAGAAACTTGTGAGACACCCCCAGCCGATGAGGACAAAATTCTACTtgctggggaagaagaagaaaacgaagtcACCGAAATCTCAATTGCCGATCCCCACACTTCACTGAATGAAGTGGAGAATGTAAAAGAAGAAAGCCTcaaagagagaaaggggaaaggaaggaaaaatagacGCAGAAAGAGGCAGGAGAGACAGCGAGAGCGTTTTGAGGAGAAAAGTCCAGTGTTAGACGATTGGTTACCCAAAGAAGGTGAATCCAAAGAAAGTTGTGAGACACCCCAAGTTGATGAGGACAGAATTCTACCTACTTCACTGAATGAAGTGGAGAATGTGAAAGAAGAATGCCTCAGAGAGAAggtgaaaggaaggaaaaatagacGCAGAAAGAGGCAGGAGAGACAGCAAGAGCGTTTTAAGGAGAAAAGTCCAGTGTTAGGCAATGGGTTACCCGAAGAAGGTGAGCCCAAAGAAAGTTGTGAGACACCCCCAGTCGATGAGAACAGAAATCTACCTACTTCACTGAATGAAGTGGAGAATGTGAAAGAAGAACGCCTcagagagaagaaagggaaagaaaggaaaaatagacaCAGAAAGAGGCAGGAGAGACAGCAAGTGCATCTTGAGAAGGAAAACACTGTTGTTTCAGAAGCAGCCGCCAGACCTGAAGTAGAAGACAGTGAACCCGAAGGAGGAGGATTTGGAAGTCCAAACCTTTCAAATGAGGACGCTGGGAAGGTCGACGTGGAAATGGCCCAACTATCCATTGCCAATCCCATCAACATCATCTATGATGTGGAACAATTGGAAGAAGAATGGatagaagaggagaagaaaggaaaacggagaaacagaaggagaaagaggcAGCGAGACCAGAGTGAAGATTATGCGCCTGTGATCAGTGAACCTGAATCAGGAGTTGCAGAAAATTCAATAATAGAGGACACTGTAGAAATGGAAGACAACAACGAATCACACAATGACAGCGAAGAATCAAAGTATTGGGAAGACTCAGAAGATGAGGAGTTCTCAGAAGAGCAAGATGAGGAGGACGAGGATGACTCggaagaagaggatgaagagGACTCTGAAGAGAATGAGGAGGACTCTGAAGATGATGAGGAGGACTCTGAAGATGATGAGGAGGACTCTGAAGATGATGAGGAGGACTCTGAAGATGATGAGGAGGACTCTGAAGATGATGAGGAGGACTTTGAACAagatgaggaggatgaggaggacttagaagaagatgaggaggatgTGGAGGAATCAGATCAAGAAGAGGAGGACTCAGAACAACACGAAGAGGATGAGAACTCAGAACATATCAGGCCTAAAGCTAAAGCTCAGGCCCAAGAGTATGTATGGCGGATTCCAGGGTTACCCAGGAAACGAATTCCGGGACTACAGAAGATGAAGCCGCCAAATCCGCAAGCGAAAAAATGCCGCAAGAAGACGAAGGAGCAAAAGAGCCAAATGAAACAGGCTCGAAAACAACAAATCCACCAAAAGGTTACGAGGAATCAGTTCCAGCGAGGAGGAAACAGATGGTGA